A window of the Helianthus annuus cultivar XRQ/B chromosome 4, HanXRQr2.0-SUNRISE, whole genome shotgun sequence genome harbors these coding sequences:
- the LOC110883515 gene encoding uncharacterized protein LOC110883515: MADELPLWFPPMSSDDSSDSSILFFQNLIEETELQDTGTSNRRRYIERQREEGHETLMADYFVEDPKYNEDIFRHRFRMSKRLFLKIVSDVEENDPWFVEAPDARGRKCFTPLQKVTSTIKQLATGNTPDENDEYLHMAERTSRECLEYFCDTVCKIYGPEFLRRPTS, translated from the coding sequence ATGGCGGATGAACTCCCGTTATGGTTCCCACCCATGAGTAGCGACGATTCATCCGATAGTAGCattcttttttttcaaaatctcatcgaaGAAACCGAACTTCAAGATACCGGCACATCTAACCGAAGGAGATATATTGAACGTCAACGTGAGGAGGggcatgagacactcatggcgGATTATTTTGTCGAAGACCCGAAGTACAACGAAGATATCTTTCGGCATAGGTTCCGTATGTCGAAacgtttgtttctaaaaattgtGTCCGATGTGGAAGAGAACGACCCGTGGTTTGTAGAGGCCCCCGATGCGCGAGGTAGGAAGTGCTTTACGCCCTTGCAAAAGGTGACATCGACTATTAAACAGCTCGCAACTGGAAACACTCCAGACGAGAACGACGAGTACTTGCATATGGCCGAAAGAACTTCCCGCGAGTGCCTAGAATATTTTTGTGACACGGTTTGCAAAATATATGGTCCAGAGTTCTTACGTAGACCGACaagctga
- the LOC110883516 gene encoding uncharacterized protein LOC110883516 gives MALLYQAHEEKHHLPGMFGSLDCTHFVWRFCPTEYRGQYMRGDHRYPTVMLEAVASQDLWFWHAFAGPPGSQNDINVLQQSPLFLMERNGTAPKCPFYVNNHLYKRGYLLVDGIYPSWSVFVKSIPYPHEVNEKKFKRQHEAARKDVERAFGVLKGKWGVLSRPMRARSVKKN, from the coding sequence ATGGCACTTTTATACCAAGCTCATGAGGAAAAACATCACCTTCCAGGTATGTTCGGTAGCCTTGATTGCACCCATTTCGTTTGGCGTTTTTGTCCGACAGAGTATCGAGGCCAATATATGCGAGGAGATCATAGATACCCGACTGTTATGCTCGAAGCGGTTGCTTCTCAAGACTTATGGTTTTGGCATGCTTTTGCCGGTCCACCCGGTTCTCAAAACGATATCAATGTTCtacaacaatctccgttatttttAATGGAACGAAATGGAACCGCGCCAAAATGTCCATTTTACGTTAACAACCATTTATACAAACGTGGTTATTTGCTCGTGGATGGAATCTACCCTtcgtggtccgtgtttgtgaaatcGATCCCTTACCCTCACGAAGTAAACGAAAAGAAATTCAAGAGGCAACATGAGGCGGCAAGAAAAGACGtcgaacgggcttttggtgttttgaagGGGAAATGGGGTGTATTGAGTCGACCGATGCGAGCAAGATCGGTTAAAAAAAATTAG